Proteins encoded together in one Chryseobacterium sp. G0201 window:
- a CDS encoding rod shape-determining protein, protein MSLFDMFTQEIAIDLGTANTLIIHNNKIVIDQPSIVAIERSTGKPIAVGEQAKHMQGKTHEDIKTIRPLKDGVIADFHASEHMIKEFIKKIPGIKGRFIQPALRIVICIPSGITEVEKRAVRDSAQKVNAKEVRLIYEPMAAAIGVGIDVQKPEGNMIIDIGGGTTEIAVVALGGIVCDKSVKIAGDVFTNDIAYFLRTHHNLYIGERTAERVKIEVGSAVEDLDVDIEDIPVQGRDLITGKPKEIMVGYKEIARALDKSIIRIEDSVMETLSLTPPELAADIYKTGIYLAGGGALLRGLADRLHKKTGLPVFVAEDPLRAVVRGTGIALKNMDKFNFLIK, encoded by the coding sequence ATGAGTTTATTCGATATGTTTACGCAAGAAATTGCGATAGACCTAGGAACTGCCAACACGCTTATCATCCATAATAATAAAATTGTTATAGATCAGCCATCAATTGTTGCAATTGAGCGTTCTACCGGTAAACCGATCGCGGTGGGTGAACAGGCAAAGCATATGCAGGGAAAAACTCATGAAGATATTAAGACGATCCGTCCATTGAAAGACGGTGTAATTGCAGACTTCCATGCTTCTGAGCACATGATCAAGGAGTTTATCAAAAAAATTCCCGGGATCAAAGGAAGATTTATTCAGCCGGCTTTAAGAATAGTTATCTGTATTCCGTCAGGAATTACGGAGGTTGAAAAAAGAGCGGTAAGAGATTCTGCACAAAAAGTAAATGCAAAAGAAGTAAGGTTGATCTATGAACCAATGGCAGCTGCAATAGGAGTTGGTATTGATGTTCAGAAACCTGAAGGAAATATGATCATCGACATAGGTGGCGGTACTACAGAAATTGCTGTGGTAGCTTTAGGAGGTATTGTTTGTGATAAATCTGTGAAAATTGCAGGTGATGTATTTACAAATGATATTGCTTATTTCCTAAGAACGCACCATAATCTTTACATCGGAGAAAGAACAGCTGAAAGAGTGAAAATTGAAGTTGGTTCTGCTGTTGAAGATCTTGATGTTGACATTGAAGATATCCCGGTACAAGGTAGAGACCTTATCACGGGTAAGCCAAAAGAAATTATGGTTGGCTATAAAGAAATTGCTCGTGCACTAGACAAATCGATCATAAGAATTGAAGATTCTGTAATGGAAACTCTTTCTCTAACACCTCCGGAATTGGCAGCCGATATCTATAAAACAGGTATTTATCTTGCTGGTGGTGGTGCTTTATTGAGAGGTTTGGCAGACAGACTGCACAAAAAAACGGGTCTTCCTGTTTTCGTGGCAGAAGATCCGTTAAGAGCTGTAGTTCGCGGAACGGGTATTGCGCTTAAGAATATGGATAAATTCAATTTCTTAATTAAATAA
- a CDS encoding glutamine synthetase III yields MSTLRFKALETLPFKDFRKDNSVEIPAKLSELFCENVFSENTMREYLTKEAFQSIMDAIKKGTKIQRLIADQVAVAMKDWAMSKGVTHYTHWFQPLTGSTAEKHDSFFTPIEGGRAIERFSGNLLIQQEPDASSFPNGGIRNTFEARGYTAWDPTSPAFIMGTTLCIPSIFISYTGETLDYKAPLLRALNAVDEAATNVMQYFDKNVTKVTPTLGWEQEYFLVDSALYQSRPDLVLTGKTLLGHSPAKGQQLDDHYFGSIPTRVMNFMKELEIECMKLGIPVTTRHNEVAPNQFELAPMFEEVNVAVDHNSLLMDVMARIAHRHHFHILFHEKPFAGVNGSGKHNNWSLATDTGENLLSPGKNPKKNLQFLTFFVNAIKAVHEYADLLRASIASASNDHRLGANEAPPAIISVFIGSQLFRVLEELEKVTEGKLSPDEKTDLKLNVVGKIPEILLDNTDRNRTSPFAFTGNKFEIRAVGSSANCAESMTVMNTIAAKQLGDFKKEVDALIETGLKKDEAIFNVLREYIKQCKNIMFEGDGYSDDWAKEAEKRGLNNLKTTPEALKQEMDQKFVDLYEEMGIFTHREVEARNEIKLEKYSTVIDIEARVLSDIARNHIIPSALNYQNRLIENVKGLKEIFEDKEFKKLAKEQMSLITQISENISKIKLGVEDLMKAREAAKATSDSQKQAETYCKNVIPLFDPIREASDDLEMMVDDELWPMTKYREMLFTR; encoded by the coding sequence ATGTCAACTTTAAGATTTAAAGCATTAGAAACATTACCATTCAAGGACTTTAGAAAAGATAACTCAGTAGAAATCCCTGCTAAATTATCAGAATTATTTTGTGAAAATGTATTCTCTGAAAACACAATGAGAGAATATTTAACAAAAGAAGCATTCCAATCTATTATGGATGCTATTAAAAAAGGAACTAAAATCCAAAGATTAATTGCAGATCAGGTAGCAGTAGCTATGAAAGATTGGGCAATGAGCAAAGGAGTAACTCACTACACACACTGGTTCCAGCCTTTAACAGGAAGTACTGCAGAAAAGCACGATTCTTTCTTTACGCCGATCGAAGGTGGAAGAGCAATCGAGAGATTCAGTGGAAACTTATTGATCCAGCAAGAGCCTGATGCATCTTCTTTCCCGAACGGAGGGATCAGAAATACTTTCGAAGCTAGAGGATATACTGCTTGGGATCCTACATCTCCTGCTTTCATTATGGGAACCACTCTTTGTATCCCTTCAATCTTCATCTCTTATACAGGAGAAACTTTAGATTATAAAGCACCTCTTTTAAGAGCTTTGAATGCTGTAGATGAAGCTGCAACAAACGTAATGCAGTATTTCGACAAAAACGTAACAAAAGTAACTCCTACTTTAGGTTGGGAGCAAGAATATTTCTTGGTTGACTCTGCATTATACCAATCTCGTCCGGACCTTGTATTAACAGGAAAAACTTTGCTAGGACACTCTCCAGCAAAAGGACAGCAATTGGACGACCATTATTTCGGTTCAATTCCTACAAGAGTAATGAACTTCATGAAAGAATTGGAGATCGAATGTATGAAATTGGGTATTCCTGTAACAACAAGACACAACGAGGTTGCGCCAAACCAATTTGAGCTGGCTCCAATGTTTGAAGAAGTAAACGTTGCAGTAGACCACAACTCTTTATTGATGGATGTTATGGCAAGAATTGCTCACAGACACCATTTCCATATTTTATTCCACGAAAAACCATTCGCAGGGGTAAACGGAAGCGGAAAGCACAACAACTGGTCTTTAGCTACTGATACAGGTGAAAACCTATTAAGCCCAGGAAAAAATCCTAAGAAAAACTTACAGTTCTTAACATTCTTCGTTAATGCTATTAAAGCAGTTCATGAATATGCTGATCTTTTAAGAGCAAGTATCGCTTCTGCAAGCAACGACCACAGATTAGGCGCAAACGAAGCTCCACCGGCAATTATATCTGTATTTATCGGAAGCCAGTTGTTCAGAGTATTGGAAGAATTGGAAAAAGTAACAGAAGGTAAACTTTCTCCGGACGAAAAAACAGACCTAAAACTAAATGTAGTTGGAAAAATTCCTGAAATCTTGTTAGATAACACTGACAGAAACAGAACGTCTCCATTTGCATTTACAGGAAATAAATTTGAGATCAGAGCGGTAGGTTCTTCTGCAAACTGTGCAGAATCTATGACCGTAATGAACACGATTGCTGCAAAACAATTAGGTGATTTCAAAAAAGAAGTTGATGCTTTAATAGAAACTGGCCTTAAGAAAGATGAAGCTATTTTCAACGTATTAAGAGAATACATCAAGCAGTGTAAAAACATCATGTTTGAAGGTGATGGATATTCTGATGACTGGGCAAAAGAAGCTGAGAAAAGAGGTCTTAACAACTTAAAAACCACTCCGGAAGCTCTTAAGCAGGAAATGGATCAGAAGTTTGTAGATCTTTATGAGGAAATGGGAATTTTCACTCACAGAGAAGTTGAGGCAAGAAACGAGATCAAATTAGAAAAATATTCTACCGTTATTGATATTGAAGCAAGAGTTTTAAGTGATATAGCAAGAAACCACATCATTCCTTCTGCTTTAAATTATCAAAACAGATTAATTGAGAACGTAAAAGGTCTTAAAGAAATTTTTGAAGACAAAGAATTCAAAAAATTAGCAAAAGAGCAAATGAGTTTAATTACTCAAATTTCTGAAAACATTTCTAAGATCAAATTAGGTGTTGAGGATCTTATGAAAGCAAGAGAAGCTGCAAAAGCAACGTCTGACAGCCAAAAACAAGCAGAAACTTACTGCAAAAACGTAATCCCATTATTTGATCCGATCAGAGAAGCTTCTGATGATCTTGAAATGATGGTTGATGACGAGCTTTGGCCAATGACGAAATATAGAGAAATGTTATTTACAAGATAA
- the mreC gene encoding rod shape-determining protein MreC, producing MGFLLRLFSKNSLFVFFIFLQIIALVLIFSKNAMQRSWVAGQSAALNSRVSGYIDEGVTYLKLKQVNEDLVAQNKALMVELYGKEGAKNPVFRKVHDTLGGGQIYTFVDGEIVFNSINRRNNYFTINRGRRDGVYPQMGVMAPRGVAGIVINSTDSYALVQSVLSVNTIRINAALKNSGYFGTLTWNGDNSRVMHLADIPKYVALKIGDSVVTDGKSAIFPKGVMIGTIAGYSVDNKTGFWDISVELSEKMGALNKIYVVKNLKKAEVQKIQDTMQAVIKKEND from the coding sequence ATGGGATTTTTGCTGAGATTATTTTCGAAGAACTCTCTTTTTGTCTTCTTTATTTTCTTGCAAATCATTGCTCTGGTTCTGATATTCTCTAAGAATGCCATGCAGAGATCCTGGGTTGCAGGCCAATCGGCAGCGCTAAACTCTAGGGTTTCCGGATATATTGATGAGGGAGTTACTTATCTTAAGTTAAAACAGGTCAATGAAGATCTTGTAGCTCAAAATAAGGCTTTGATGGTGGAACTCTATGGAAAAGAGGGCGCCAAAAACCCTGTATTCAGAAAAGTACATGATACTTTAGGAGGGGGACAGATCTATACATTTGTAGACGGAGAGATCGTTTTCAACAGTATTAATAGAAGAAACAATTATTTTACCATTAACCGTGGTAGAAGAGACGGCGTATATCCTCAAATGGGAGTTATGGCTCCGAGAGGTGTTGCGGGGATCGTTATTAACTCTACAGATAGTTACGCATTGGTTCAGTCGGTATTAAGTGTAAATACGATCAGAATTAATGCCGCTCTTAAAAACTCAGGATATTTTGGAACATTAACTTGGAATGGAGATAACTCCAGAGTAATGCACTTGGCAGACATTCCGAAATATGTTGCTTTGAAAATCGGAGACAGCGTTGTTACAGACGGTAAGTCGGCGATTTTCCCTAAAGGAGTGATGATCGGTACAATTGCGGGTTACTCCGTTGATAATAAAACAGGTTTTTGGGATATTTCGGTTGAGCTTAGTGAAAAAATGGGCGCTCTGAATAAGATCTATGTTGTAAAAAACCTAAAGAAAGCTGAAGTACAAAAGATTCAGGATACAATGCAAGCTGTAATAAAAAAGGAAAATGATTAG
- a CDS encoding DUF6909 family protein yields the protein MTNSRARETTEAIERLYISMRHLFYRGFFKPGGVSGESIRSLLKTINPEIYGTMNVPNKLELDGLMYVLDRLPEGIEECAFIHLTSDEGFDKGSFEPIVPKKRRRNCYRIDEHQMNIEVLLGRSEIYDILTHLTFLFIEADKIRNLAFIQDENWKPTRAFKIIEEVVKGEKKFSRREKEVALIHLSSLIGRTFDETLRAYNTFGDDSNPDRLFKIIYNLGKVSLEDAKQSREREIHFSAILKERVGHHYFGEKWANKVKDVLFENDLHMRPLHIISANMHSVKNMLYGNDALKKKDHKEVDYKMYGDISDKKDLRDKVSKYALDQGLIYIDDKSGSNIDVQIIDLSKTELKNTPFGHIKYGGDDVIMVFDYAFGEQAFEVMDELLRPFEQKGEVYMMKVKSVSIMGKAGILEGAKGDIMIPTSHIFEGTADNYPFENALKLDDFKDDELKAFEGTMITVLGTSLQNRDILSYFMHTSWKAIGLEMEGAHYQKAIQVASKIRHHIAPDLFVCYAYYASDNPLETGSTLSSGGLGLTGVKPTYLITLKILEKILESGKKLPTKK from the coding sequence ATGACAAATTCTAGAGCAAGAGAAACAACAGAGGCAATTGAAAGACTATACATCTCTATGAGACATTTATTTTATAGAGGATTTTTCAAGCCTGGTGGTGTTTCTGGAGAAAGTATTAGAAGTTTGTTGAAAACAATCAATCCTGAAATTTATGGTACCATGAATGTTCCAAACAAATTGGAACTAGATGGTTTGATGTATGTTTTAGACAGACTTCCGGAGGGAATTGAGGAATGTGCTTTTATTCATCTTACATCAGATGAGGGTTTTGATAAAGGAAGTTTCGAACCAATTGTACCTAAAAAGAGAAGAAGAAACTGTTACAGAATAGACGAACACCAGATGAATATTGAAGTTCTTTTGGGACGTTCTGAGATCTATGACATTCTTACTCACTTAACATTCTTATTTATAGAAGCGGACAAGATCCGTAATCTGGCGTTCATTCAGGACGAAAACTGGAAGCCGACACGCGCTTTTAAAATTATCGAAGAAGTAGTAAAAGGCGAAAAAAAATTCAGCAGAAGAGAAAAAGAGGTTGCTCTTATTCACCTATCATCTTTAATAGGAAGAACTTTTGATGAAACGTTGAGAGCGTACAACACTTTCGGAGATGACAGTAATCCTGACCGTTTGTTTAAGATCATTTATAACTTAGGAAAAGTAAGTTTAGAGGATGCTAAACAAAGCAGAGAAAGAGAAATTCATTTCAGTGCTATATTAAAGGAAAGAGTAGGTCACCATTATTTTGGTGAAAAATGGGCCAACAAAGTGAAAGATGTTTTATTTGAAAACGATCTTCACATGCGTCCGCTACATATTATTTCTGCAAACATGCACTCCGTGAAAAATATGCTGTACGGAAATGATGCTCTGAAGAAAAAAGATCACAAAGAAGTAGACTATAAAATGTACGGAGATATTTCCGACAAGAAAGATCTTCGTGATAAAGTTTCAAAATATGCATTAGACCAAGGTTTAATTTATATTGATGATAAAAGCGGGAGTAACATCGATGTTCAGATCATTGATTTAAGCAAAACAGAACTTAAAAACACACCGTTCGGTCATATTAAATATGGCGGAGATGATGTAATTATGGTTTTTGATTACGCTTTCGGAGAACAGGCTTTTGAGGTGATGGATGAATTATTAAGACCTTTCGAACAAAAAGGAGAGGTTTATATGATGAAAGTAAAATCTGTTTCTATCATGGGTAAAGCTGGAATTTTAGAAGGTGCAAAAGGAGACATTATGATCCCAACTTCCCATATTTTTGAAGGAACGGCAGATAACTATCCTTTTGAAAATGCTTTGAAACTGGATGATTTTAAAGATGATGAATTAAAAGCTTTTGAAGGAACGATGATCACCGTTTTAGGAACATCGCTTCAAAACAGAGATATTTTATCCTATTTCATGCATACTTCATGGAAAGCGATCGGATTGGAGATGGAAGGAGCGCACTACCAGAAAGCAATTCAGGTGGCGTCTAAAATCAGACATCACATTGCACCGGATCTTTTTGTTTGTTATGCTTACTATGCTTCGGATAATCCTTTGGAAACAGGAAGTACATTGTCTTCAGGAGGCTTAGGACTTACTGGGGTAAAACCAACATATCTGATTACATTGAAAATTTTAGAAAAGATCTTAGAAAGCGGTAAAAAGTTACCGACTAAAAAATAA
- a CDS encoding rod shape-determining protein MreD has product MISRTLFTDILIMIFLVALQIFVLNRIIIFGKYTPVLYPVFVMFYPFFRNKYQFLALSFLIGLSVDAFLSTWGINAFATTLIAYYRTLIFRTSTDTSTDFFSFQSLQWAQFLVFLFSSIFLHQLFVQYIEFFKFSRIFEILLNVLVTSIISFIFIVIYALIFKIKQKV; this is encoded by the coding sequence ATGATTAGCAGGACTTTATTTACGGACATATTAATCATGATATTTCTTGTTGCATTACAGATCTTTGTACTGAACAGGATAATTATTTTCGGAAAATATACTCCGGTATTATACCCTGTGTTCGTTATGTTTTATCCTTTTTTCAGAAATAAATATCAGTTTTTAGCTTTAAGTTTTTTAATTGGGCTTTCTGTTGATGCATTCTTGTCCACATGGGGGATCAATGCATTTGCAACAACCTTGATCGCCTATTACAGAACTTTGATTTTCAGGACATCTACAGATACATCTACAGACTTTTTCTCTTTTCAGTCCCTTCAATGGGCACAGTTTTTAGTGTTTCTGTTTTCAAGTATATTCTTGCACCAACTTTTCGTACAATATATTGAATTCTTTAAGTTTAGCAGAATTTTTGAAATATTACTTAATGTGTTGGTAACAAGCATAATTTCATTTATATTTATCGTTATTTACGCATTAATATTTAAAATCAAACAAAAAGTTTGA
- a CDS encoding peptidoglycan D,D-transpeptidase FtsI family protein, producing MNTRYLKIFSALAIIALIFVARLAYLQLFTDRYALNAANTSIKTEYVIPQRGVIFDRNGKIMVGNQPAYEISFTQALMKPDFDTLAFCNLMKISKPDFIKRINIIKKEKYYSKLTPMTFLKDLSREDIARVQEIIFKYPAFSIVSRPQRQYEVSTSGNLLGYTSEVNERDIKKDSTYYLPGDFVGKSGVEKSYEKELRGIKGIKYIQKDIRLRNIGSYKDGTLDKDVVTGKDITLTIDYDLQRMAEEMLVNKHGAIVAIDPNNGEILTLATGPDIDPNVFTGPNKSKNLYALSKDTIYENKPTFDRSLQAAYPPGSTFKLLTALAGMQMGVMDENTIFPCGGGFNYRGLRIKGHGGADPLIPSIQISSNCYFSYAYLAIMNKYPGNPSKGVDEWKKILNSFGVGEFLNNDLAVGAKGRIPSGEFYEKRMQSIYKASGAKKDPKNWDALATGAVFNGMGQGDVLVTPLQLANYVGAIANKGWYYTPHIVKAIDGKPNPDKRFKTKHKTLVDPKHFEPVLKGMEAVVLRGTARGLKSNDFTQLAKTGTAQVPQGKDNSIFVLIAPADKPKIVVVAVMEHAGFGATWAGPACTVIAEKYITGDVKRENLYKKMTTSSFMPEYKRQWIADLKRKGLYVDPKPDSVKLKKIQDSLNFIKEQKAKLQKKIDEETKNIKTTK from the coding sequence TTGAACACACGTTATTTAAAAATCTTTTCCGCCCTAGCAATCATCGCTCTAATATTTGTAGCGCGACTTGCCTATTTGCAGTTGTTTACTGACCGCTACGCACTTAACGCGGCCAATACTTCCATTAAAACGGAGTACGTTATTCCTCAACGAGGCGTAATTTTTGACAGAAACGGTAAGATCATGGTGGGCAACCAGCCTGCTTATGAGATTTCGTTTACTCAAGCCTTAATGAAACCTGATTTTGATACTTTGGCTTTCTGTAACTTAATGAAGATTAGTAAACCTGATTTCATTAAGAGAATTAATATCATTAAAAAAGAAAAATATTACTCCAAGCTGACTCCAATGACTTTTTTGAAGGATCTCAGCAGAGAAGATATTGCCAGAGTACAGGAGATTATATTTAAATATCCCGCATTCAGTATTGTGTCAAGACCTCAGCGTCAGTACGAAGTTTCTACTTCCGGAAACCTTTTGGGGTACACAAGTGAGGTAAACGAAAGAGATATTAAAAAAGATTCTACGTATTATTTACCTGGAGATTTTGTAGGAAAATCCGGAGTTGAAAAATCTTATGAAAAAGAACTTCGTGGAATAAAGGGAATTAAATATATTCAGAAGGATATCAGACTCAGAAATATTGGTTCTTACAAAGATGGAACTTTAGATAAAGATGTAGTAACAGGTAAAGATATTACGCTTACCATTGATTATGACCTTCAAAGAATGGCCGAAGAAATGCTTGTGAATAAACACGGAGCAATTGTTGCCATTGATCCAAATAACGGCGAAATTTTAACCTTAGCAACCGGACCGGATATCGATCCGAATGTATTTACGGGACCCAATAAGTCTAAAAATTTATACGCATTATCAAAAGATACAATCTACGAAAATAAACCAACTTTTGACAGATCACTTCAGGCGGCATATCCACCAGGTTCAACTTTCAAATTGCTGACCGCTCTTGCCGGAATGCAGATGGGAGTAATGGATGAAAACACTATTTTCCCGTGTGGAGGAGGCTTTAATTACAGAGGGTTGAGAATTAAAGGTCACGGTGGCGCAGACCCGCTGATTCCTTCAATACAGATTTCAAGTAACTGTTATTTTTCATACGCTTATTTAGCTATTATGAATAAATATCCGGGAAATCCTTCAAAAGGTGTTGATGAATGGAAAAAGATTCTGAATAGCTTTGGTGTAGGAGAATTCTTAAACAATGACTTGGCGGTTGGAGCTAAAGGCAGAATTCCTTCCGGTGAATTTTATGAAAAAAGAATGCAGTCCATTTATAAAGCGAGTGGTGCCAAAAAAGATCCTAAAAACTGGGATGCTTTGGCTACCGGAGCTGTTTTCAACGGAATGGGGCAGGGAGATGTTCTGGTAACACCTTTACAATTGGCCAATTATGTTGGTGCTATTGCCAATAAAGGCTGGTATTATACTCCTCATATCGTAAAAGCAATTGATGGAAAGCCAAATCCAGATAAAAGATTTAAAACTAAACATAAAACACTTGTTGACCCAAAACATTTTGAGCCTGTTCTAAAAGGTATGGAGGCTGTAGTTCTAAGAGGAACAGCAAGAGGGTTAAAATCAAACGACTTTACGCAATTAGCAAAAACAGGTACCGCACAGGTTCCTCAGGGAAAAGATAACTCGATTTTCGTGTTGATCGCTCCGGCTGATAAACCTAAAATTGTTGTTGTTGCCGTAATGGAGCACGCTGGTTTTGGGGCAACATGGGCTGGTCCGGCTTGTACCGTAATTGCAGAAAAATATATTACCGGAGATGTAAAGAGAGAAAATCTTTACAAAAAGATGACCACTTCAAGCTTCATGCCTGAATATAAAAGACAGTGGATTGCAGATTTAAAACGTAAAGGATTATATGTAGATCCGAAACCGGATTCTGTAAAATTGAAAAAAATTCAGGATAGCCTTAATTTTATTAAGGAACAGAAAGCAAAACTGCAGAAAAAGATAGACGAGGAAACCAAAAACATCAAAACCACGAAGTAA
- the rodA gene encoding rod shape-determining protein RodA, with protein sequence MKWTEGIDKLGLGLYFMLCIFAIANIYSVDQKLGEKQLVFFGISVFVGLIIFVGRSKFFENMAGIFYIGGVLLLIGLFPFGKEILGQKNWYKFGSFTMQPVEFAKIGTALMVANYVSGPDFNLSNRRSLLTILGIIAIPAVVVLAIPDVGSLLVFTAFFIALYREGLSGLLFGIGFLFAGVFLVSLAINPIYVVIVILVIVAGWIAMNYYKMSWNVISIASIVGSVVLLCGLAFGSPYILEKLPKHQRERIEVLFKGEKAFRDTSGYNLLYSKTAIGSGGILGKGYREGSVTQGKFVPEQETDYIFCTVGEEWGFVGSAVLVLCYMVYIGRIYYLAEQQKSVFNRVFGYCFASILLMHFTINLGMVMGLFPTVGIPLPYFSYGGSSLLAFSIMTFIFFKLNYADKNSLV encoded by the coding sequence ATGAAATGGACAGAGGGAATAGATAAATTAGGTCTTGGTTTATACTTCATGCTTTGTATTTTTGCCATCGCGAATATTTACAGTGTTGACCAGAAATTAGGCGAAAAACAATTGGTTTTCTTCGGTATTTCGGTTTTTGTAGGGCTTATCATCTTTGTCGGAAGAAGTAAGTTTTTCGAAAACATGGCGGGTATTTTTTATATCGGCGGTGTTTTATTACTTATTGGTCTTTTCCCGTTTGGTAAAGAGATTTTAGGGCAGAAAAACTGGTATAAATTCGGAAGTTTTACCATGCAGCCTGTAGAGTTTGCAAAGATTGGGACGGCGCTTATGGTAGCCAATTATGTTTCCGGACCTGATTTTAATTTAAGTAATAGAAGGTCTCTTTTAACGATATTAGGTATTATCGCTATTCCAGCAGTTGTTGTTTTGGCGATTCCCGATGTGGGATCCTTGTTGGTTTTTACAGCATTTTTCATTGCTTTATACAGAGAAGGATTAAGCGGTTTACTTTTCGGAATCGGATTTCTTTTTGCAGGAGTTTTCTTAGTATCCTTAGCGATAAACCCTATTTATGTTGTCATAGTTATCCTAGTGATTGTAGCAGGTTGGATTGCCATGAACTATTATAAAATGTCTTGGAACGTAATTTCCATTGCGAGTATTGTGGGATCTGTCGTTTTATTATGTGGGTTGGCTTTTGGCTCACCGTATATTTTAGAAAAACTGCCAAAACACCAAAGAGAAAGAATTGAAGTTCTTTTTAAAGGTGAAAAAGCATTTAGAGATACTTCAGGTTATAACTTATTATATTCTAAAACAGCGATCGGCTCGGGAGGAATCTTAGGTAAAGGGTATCGCGAAGGTTCTGTTACCCAAGGAAAGTTCGTTCCCGAACAGGAAACTGATTATATTTTCTGTACCGTAGGTGAAGAATGGGGCTTTGTAGGAAGTGCGGTTCTTGTACTTTGCTACATGGTTTATATTGGCAGGATTTATTATCTCGCAGAACAGCAGAAATCAGTATTTAACCGTGTTTTCGGGTATTGTTTTGCCTCGATCCTTTTGATGCACTTTACGATCAATTTAGGGATGGTTATGGGGCTTTTTCCGACTGTTGGGATTCCGTTGCCGTACTTTAGTTATGGGGGAAGTTCGCTTTTAGCCTTTTCTATCATGACTTTTATTTTCTTTAAATTAAATTATGCTGATAAAAACAGCTTAGTTTAG
- a CDS encoding pentapeptide repeat-containing protein — protein MKEAYILDQNFKNIDFGKSSLEKGEYENCTFLNCNFEYANLSEFKFTDCEFIGCNLSVAKLSNTAFRDVIFKGCKMFGLQFSDCNEFGLSFKFDECSLNNSTFYKTTIKKTSFKNSKLIEVDFEECDLSNSVFTNCDLAGAIFVNTNLEKTDFRTSINYSIDPNINKLKKAKFSLSEVHGLLYKLDIEIEKNS, from the coding sequence ATGAAAGAAGCATACATTCTTGACCAAAATTTCAAAAACATAGATTTTGGAAAGTCTTCATTGGAAAAAGGTGAATATGAAAACTGTACTTTCCTTAATTGTAATTTTGAATATGCAAATCTCTCCGAATTTAAATTTACCGACTGTGAGTTTATCGGTTGTAATTTAAGCGTGGCAAAGCTTTCCAATACTGCTTTCCGCGATGTGATTTTCAAAGGATGTAAAATGTTCGGGCTTCAGTTTAGTGATTGTAATGAATTTGGATTATCATTTAAGTTTGATGAATGCTCTCTGAATAATTCCACATTTTATAAAACAACAATTAAAAAGACCTCTTTCAAAAATTCAAAGCTTATTGAGGTTGATTTTGAAGAATGTGATCTTTCAAATTCAGTATTTACAAACTGTGATCTTGCAGGCGCTATATTCGTGAATACAAACCTTGAAAAAACAGATTTCAGGACTTCCATCAACTATTCCATAGATCCGAATATTAACAAGCTTAAAAAGGCTAAATTCTCACTTTCTGAGGTGCATGGTCTGTTATATAAGCTTGACATAGAAATAGAGAAAAACAGTTAG
- a CDS encoding C40 family peptidase has protein sequence MKKRVLSYLVALVSTVSLQSCVTNYVVSKPATYSKEYKTDAKLASIDTNKMEQDKQRLINSFLAEKAASIANAKNSIKNAGIAKVVKYNKTIDNILTEAETYLGTPYRYGGMTRNGIDCSAFVLSVFGAAAGLSLPRVAASQAQEGEKIEKENLQKGDLIFFSHGRRISHVGIVESVSEEGEIKFIHAATSRGVMISSLNDSYWGPKFRFAKRVINENGEAYNNLAATTATTATSF, from the coding sequence ATGAAGAAAAGAGTTTTGTCTTATTTAGTAGCTTTAGTTTCTACAGTCTCACTACAATCTTGCGTTACAAATTATGTAGTTTCAAAACCAGCAACTTACTCTAAAGAATACAAAACAGATGCCAAACTAGCTTCAATCGATACCAACAAAATGGAGCAGGATAAGCAAAGACTTATCAATTCATTTCTGGCAGAAAAAGCGGCATCTATAGCAAATGCAAAAAATTCTATTAAAAATGCAGGCATTGCTAAGGTAGTTAAATACAATAAAACAATAGACAATATCCTAACGGAAGCTGAAACATACCTAGGAACTCCTTACAGATACGGAGGAATGACAAGAAACGGTATAGATTGTTCAGCTTTTGTGCTTTCTGTATTCGGAGCAGCAGCAGGGCTTAGCTTACCAAGAGTAGCAGCTTCTCAGGCTCAGGAAGGAGAAAAAATCGAGAAAGAAAACTTACAGAAAGGAGATTTGATTTTCTTTTCTCACGGCAGAAGAATTTCTCACGTAGGTATTGTAGAAAGTGTTTCTGAAGAAGGTGAAATCAAATTCATCCATGCAGCCACTTCAAGAGGTGTTATGATATCTTCTCTTAATGATTCTTATTGGGGACCTAAATTCAGATTCGCAAAAAGAGTGATCAACGAAAACGGAGAAGCTTACAACAACCTAGCTGCAACAACAGCGACAACCGCAACAAGTTTTTAA